A region from the Meiothermus sp. Pnk-1 genome encodes:
- a CDS encoding type IV pilus twitching motility protein PilT has translation MSSLATPTPIVEMFKAMVNSRASDIHLQAGAPPTVRIDGKLKPFGQKVLTPKEIEGIVRALLTPAQAEELEYRKEMDFAYTIPGIARFRCNLMMQRGSYGLVMRVVSDAIPSFEALGLPSEVVQGLASKERGLVLVTGPTGSGKSTTLAAMIDYINLHFAKNIITIEDPIEFLHKHKKSLVVQREVGVDTDSFASGLRYAMRQDPDVILIGEMRDRETVEAAMMAAQTGHLVFSTLHTLDSMRTINRIIDFFPLHEHQQIRILLAESLLGILSQRLLPRADGQGRVLALEILLATPFIRDLLKDEEKTPQIKDAMQEDNVRGMRTFDQHLVELYTQGLISLEDAEAAATSPHELKLLLTKSTGRGF, from the coding sequence ATGAGCAGCCTCGCGACCCCCACCCCCATCGTGGAGATGTTCAAGGCCATGGTCAACTCGCGCGCTTCCGACATCCACCTCCAGGCCGGGGCACCGCCCACGGTGCGAATTGACGGGAAGCTCAAGCCCTTCGGGCAGAAAGTGCTCACCCCCAAGGAGATCGAGGGCATCGTGCGGGCCCTGCTCACCCCGGCGCAGGCCGAGGAGCTCGAGTACCGCAAAGAGATGGATTTCGCCTACACCATCCCCGGTATCGCCCGCTTCCGCTGCAACCTGATGATGCAGCGGGGCAGCTACGGCCTGGTGATGCGGGTAGTCTCAGACGCGATCCCCAGCTTTGAAGCGTTGGGCCTGCCTAGCGAGGTGGTACAGGGGCTCGCCTCCAAGGAGCGGGGGCTGGTCTTGGTCACCGGCCCCACGGGGTCGGGCAAGTCCACCACCCTGGCGGCGATGATCGACTATATCAACCTGCATTTCGCCAAAAACATCATCACTATCGAAGACCCCATCGAGTTCTTGCACAAGCACAAGAAAAGCCTGGTGGTGCAGCGCGAGGTGGGGGTGGATACCGATAGCTTTGCCAGTGGCCTGCGCTACGCCATGCGGCAAGACCCGGATGTGATCCTGATCGGAGAGATGCGCGACCGCGAAACGGTGGAGGCGGCCATGATGGCCGCCCAGACCGGCCACCTGGTTTTCAGCACCCTCCACACCCTCGACTCCATGCGCACCATCAACCGCATCATCGACTTCTTCCCCCTGCACGAGCACCAGCAGATCCGGATCTTGCTGGCCGAATCTCTGCTGGGCATCCTCTCCCAGCGCCTGCTGCCCCGCGCCGATGGCCAGGGACGGGTGCTGGCCCTGGAGATCCTCCTGGCTACCCCCTTTATCCGCGATCTGCTCAAGGACGAAGAGAAGACTCCCCAGATCAAAGACGCCATGCAGGAGGACAACGTCCGCGGGATGCGCACCTTCGACCAGCACCTGGTGGAACTGTATACCCAGGGCTTGATCAGCCTCGAGGACGCCGAAGCTGCCGCCACCAGCCCGCACGAGCTCAAGCTGCTGCTGACGAAATCTACCGGGCGGGGGTTTTGA
- the fba gene encoding class II fructose-1,6-bisphosphate aldolase has translation MLVTGMEILSKARKEGYGVGAFNVNNMEFVQAVLEAAEEAKSPVLLALSEGAIKYGGKALATLVRELGRDARVPVCIHLDHGSSYESCLRAIQLGFTSVMIDKSHEDTETNIRETRRVVEAAHAVGVSVEAEIGRLGGVEEHVAVSAEEAFLTNPEEAKMFMEATGADYLAVAIGTSHGAYKGKGRPFIDHPRIKAIAAAIPNPLVMHGASSVPQSLVEAFRAAGGEIGEAAGIHPEDIQKGIQAGIAKINTDTDLRLGFVAKIRQILKDNPKEFDPRKFLGPAREEMKQIVKARMELFGSAGKA, from the coding sequence ATGCTAGTGACCGGAATGGAGATCTTGTCCAAAGCCCGCAAGGAGGGCTACGGCGTCGGGGCTTTCAACGTCAACAACATGGAGTTTGTCCAGGCGGTATTGGAAGCGGCTGAGGAGGCCAAAAGCCCGGTGCTGCTAGCGCTTTCCGAGGGGGCCATCAAGTATGGCGGCAAGGCCCTCGCCACCTTGGTGCGGGAGCTGGGGCGCGATGCCCGGGTGCCAGTGTGCATCCACCTCGACCACGGTTCCTCTTACGAGTCCTGTCTGCGGGCTATTCAGCTGGGCTTTACCTCGGTGATGATCGACAAGTCCCACGAAGACACCGAGACCAACATCCGCGAGACCCGGCGGGTGGTGGAAGCCGCCCATGCGGTCGGGGTGAGCGTGGAGGCCGAGATCGGGCGGCTGGGCGGGGTGGAAGAGCACGTGGCCGTGAGCGCCGAGGAGGCCTTCCTCACCAACCCCGAGGAGGCCAAGATGTTCATGGAGGCTACCGGCGCCGACTACCTGGCCGTGGCCATCGGCACCAGCCACGGGGCCTACAAGGGTAAGGGCCGCCCCTTCATCGATCACCCGCGTATCAAGGCGATTGCGGCGGCTATCCCCAACCCCCTGGTGATGCACGGCGCCAGCAGTGTGCCGCAGTCGCTGGTGGAAGCCTTCCGGGCTGCGGGGGGGGAGATCGGCGAGGCGGCGGGCATCCACCCCGAGGATATCCAAAAAGGGATCCAAGCGGGGATCGCCAAGATCAACACCGACACCGATTTGCGCTTGGGTTTTGTCGCCAAGATACGGCAGATCCTCAAGGACAACCCCAAGGAGTTTGACCCGCGCAAATTCTTGGGCCCGGCCCGGGAGGAGATGAAGCAGATCGTCAAGGCCCGGATGGAGCTCTTTGGCTCGGCAGGAAAAGCCTGA
- the ahcY gene encoding adenosylhomocysteinase, whose product MAAKDYDVKDIALADLGQDRINWAAQDMPVLRQITERFVREKPLQGVRIAACLHVTSETANLMRALKAGGAQVALCASNPLSTQDEVAASLVVHDGIPVYAIKGEDTQTYYAHLEATLAHGPHFTMDDGCDLVSLIHKERRDLLPGIFGGTEETTTGVIRLRAMAKDGVLSYPVIAVNDAQTKHMFDNRYGTGQSTLDAILRATNVLLAGKTVVVAGYGWCGRGVASRARGMGAQVVVTEVDPLKALEATMDGYTVMPMLEAARIGDIFITVTGNINVLDAQHFALMKDGAILCNAGHFNVEINIPALEAAAREKRVGRPFVEQYTVEGGRRLNLLAEGRLVNLAAAEGHPSAVMDMSFANQALSVEYMLKERGRLEVGVHPVPEAIDREVARLKLEAMGVRIDTLTPAQESYLNSWREGT is encoded by the coding sequence ATGGCGGCCAAGGATTACGACGTGAAGGATATAGCCTTAGCGGACTTGGGCCAAGACCGAATCAACTGGGCGGCCCAAGACATGCCGGTACTGCGCCAGATTACAGAGCGCTTCGTGCGGGAGAAGCCCTTGCAGGGGGTGCGGATCGCTGCTTGCTTGCACGTCACCAGCGAGACCGCCAACCTGATGCGCGCCCTGAAGGCAGGTGGGGCCCAAGTGGCCCTGTGCGCCTCCAACCCGCTCTCGACCCAGGACGAGGTGGCGGCTTCGCTGGTGGTTCACGACGGGATCCCGGTCTACGCCATCAAGGGCGAGGACACCCAGACCTATTACGCCCACCTCGAGGCCACCCTGGCCCACGGGCCCCACTTCACCATGGACGACGGGTGCGACCTGGTGAGCCTCATCCACAAGGAGCGCCGCGACCTACTGCCGGGAATCTTCGGCGGCACCGAAGAGACCACCACCGGCGTGATCCGGCTGCGGGCCATGGCCAAGGATGGGGTGCTTTCCTACCCGGTCATCGCGGTCAACGACGCCCAGACCAAGCACATGTTCGACAACCGCTACGGCACCGGCCAGAGCACCCTGGACGCCATCCTCCGGGCCACCAACGTGCTGCTGGCGGGCAAGACCGTGGTGGTGGCGGGTTACGGCTGGTGTGGGCGGGGTGTGGCTTCACGCGCGCGGGGCATGGGGGCGCAGGTGGTGGTGACCGAGGTCGACCCGCTCAAGGCCCTCGAGGCCACCATGGACGGCTACACGGTCATGCCCATGCTCGAAGCCGCCCGCATCGGCGATATCTTCATCACCGTCACCGGCAACATCAACGTGCTCGACGCACAGCACTTCGCGCTGATGAAGGACGGGGCCATCCTCTGCAACGCGGGCCACTTCAACGTCGAGATCAACATCCCCGCGCTCGAGGCCGCTGCCCGCGAGAAGCGCGTGGGCCGCCCCTTCGTCGAGCAGTACACCGTGGAGGGCGGGCGACGGCTCAACCTGTTGGCCGAGGGCCGCCTGGTCAACCTGGCCGCCGCCGAGGGCCACCCCAGCGCGGTGATGGACATGTCCTTCGCCAACCAGGCTCTATCGGTGGAGTACATGCTCAAAGAGCGGGGGAGGCTCGAAGTGGGGGTTCACCCCGTTCCCGAGGCCATCGATCGGGAGGTCGCCCGGCTCAAGCTCGAGGCCATGGGGGTGCGGATCGACACCCTCACCCCGGCCCAGGAAAGCT